Below is a window of Pseudomonadota bacterium DNA.
GGCGACGTGAGCCCAAGCAACAGAGGAGTGCGAGGAGGAGGCAACGAAGTTATATGATTGAAGGCGAATTGGTATCAGCATATGAAAAACTTTTTTGATATGTTAGAATAGAAAAGTATTGATGGGAAAAAAAATCCTTCTCCATATATGTTGCGCTCCCTGCTGTATTTATCCCTTAAGTCAATTGAGGGCCGATAATTCAGAGATATATGGATATTTTTACAATCCCAATATTCACCCCTATACTGAATTCCAGAAAAGATTAGAAACGCTTGAGCATTACGCAAAAATTACTTTGCTGAATTTGACAATAGATGACGCCTATGAACTTGAATATTTCTTGAAGGGCGCCCTTGAATACGGAAAAGACAGGTGCCTTTTTTGTTACAGGATAAGGCTTGAAAAGATATTTCAAAAAGGCAGGGAAACGGGTGCCGATGCAGTGACAACAACGCTCCTTTATAGCAAATACCAGAGGCATGAGGACATAAAAACCATAGGTGAAGAATTATCTGCCCGATATGACATAGAATTTCTTTACAGGGATTTCCGGGTCGGATGGAATAAAGGAATAGAGGAGTCGAAGGATCTCAATATGTACAGGCAAAACTATTGCGGCTGTATATTCAGCGAAAAAGAGCGGTTCAGAAAGGTGTAGTATCTTTAAAAAACAGGTTATGCTTTTATCAGGGTGGCGCACCTTGCGGATTATTCATTATTCCCCTATA
It encodes the following:
- a CDS encoding epoxyqueuosine reductase QueH — translated: MGKKILLHICCAPCCIYPLSQLRADNSEIYGYFYNPNIHPYTEFQKRLETLEHYAKITLLNLTIDDAYELEYFLKGALEYGKDRCLFCYRIRLEKIFQKGRETGADAVTTTLLYSKYQRHEDIKTIGEELSARYDIEFLYRDFRVGWNKGIEESKDLNMYRQNYCGCIFSEKERFRKV